From Oscillatoria sp. FACHB-1407, a single genomic window includes:
- a CDS encoding nitrogen fixation protein NifZ produces MQSDIIEIDSPPEFEIGQKVRVKKLIRNDGTFPGKDIGETLAKKGDTGYVVSIGTFLQSSYIYAVHFLHTGYVVGCRCKELELPE; encoded by the coding sequence ATGCAGTCTGACATCATTGAAATCGATTCTCCACCTGAGTTTGAAATTGGGCAAAAAGTCAGAGTCAAGAAGTTGATTCGCAATGACGGCACATTTCCAGGGAAAGACATTGGAGAAACGTTAGCGAAGAAAGGCGATACAGGTTACGTCGTCAGCATTGGCACATTTTTGCAATCGTCTTATATCTACGCTGTCCATTTTTTGCACACGGGATATGTCGTCGGTTGTCGTTGCAAAGAGTTGGAATTGCCAGAGTAG